One genomic window of Blastocatellia bacterium includes the following:
- a CDS encoding response regulator — translation MVRQVVSFARGVEGNRVVLQPKHFINELKKILDQTFPKSIEISSFVAKDLWPVVGDATQLYQVLLNLCVNARDAMVQGGQLSIRAENIFLDENYVKMYLDGKPGQYVLITVSDTGIGIAKDTIDKIFDPFFTTKEVGKGTGLGLSTVAVIVKSHEGFIEVYSELGRGTKFKVFLPSAPQVSTPHTESRITSLMLGKGETVLVVDDELSIREITRATLNKYGYSPMVAGDGTEALAIYAKHSEEISVIIIDMMMPYLDGIATIRALQRLNPLVKVIATSGLSSDGKAGEAIACGAKSFLPKPYTAEKLLEMLADVINKN, via the coding sequence ATGGTTCGTCAAGTGGTTTCTTTTGCTCGTGGTGTAGAAGGCAATCGCGTAGTCCTACAGCCAAAACATTTTATTAATGAACTTAAGAAAATTTTAGATCAAACTTTCCCTAAATCTATTGAAATAAGCAGTTTTGTAGCCAAGGATTTATGGCCCGTTGTTGGAGATGCTACTCAACTTTATCAAGTATTGCTTAATCTTTGTGTAAATGCTCGTGATGCTATGGTTCAGGGTGGACAATTATCTATTAGAGCAGAAAATATTTTTCTTGATGAAAATTATGTAAAAATGTACTTAGATGGTAAACCTGGGCAATATGTGCTAATTACTGTTAGTGATACAGGAATAGGTATTGCTAAAGACACTATAGATAAAATTTTTGATCCTTTTTTTACTACTAAAGAAGTAGGAAAAGGCACAGGGCTTGGTCTTTCAACTGTTGCTGTAATTGTAAAAAGTCATGAAGGATTTATTGAGGTTTATAGCGAATTAGGACGAGGAACAAAATTTAAGGTCTTTCTTCCTTCTGCTCCTCAAGTTTCTACTCCACATACAGAAAGTAGAATTACTAGTTTAATGTTAGGAAAAGGTGAAACAGTTTTAGTTGTAGATGATGAGCTTTCCATCAGAGAAATTACTAGAGCAACACTAAATAAATATGGATACTCACCTATGGTTGCTGGCGATGGCACAGAAGCATTAGCTATTTATGCAAAACATTCTGAGGAAATTTCAGTAATAATTATAGATATGATGATGCCTTATTTAGATGGTATTGCTACTATTAGAGCATTACAGCGACTTAATCCATTAGTTAAAGTTATTGCTACTAGTGGCTTAAGTTCAGATGGTAAAGCAGGGGAAGCAATAGCTTGTGGTGCAAAAAGCTTTTTGCCCAAACCTTACACAGCAGAAAAATTATTAGAAATGCTAGCAGATGTTATTAATAAAAATTAG
- a CDS encoding DUF47 family protein yields MFGKKKERQFEEIFQEHVDTSAKCAEELFQLFNNFSFAAQHIQKIIELEHNADKLVGETYRRLDNTFISRYDKPDVERLIADLDNTIDYMKKVAIDIQTYRIPAARKEAPTFASIIVEMLKYLQEAIKHLPNLNMEKMQTYVIHIKELEEKADALVNQAIQNLFDEENDYKTIIKWKDIFEKLETITDHAEHVINTLSSIIRKESL; encoded by the coding sequence ATGTTTGGAAAAAAGAAAGAACGACAATTTGAAGAAATATTTCAAGAACATGTGGACACTTCTGCAAAATGTGCAGAAGAATTATTTCAGCTATTTAATAACTTCTCATTTGCTGCCCAGCATATTCAAAAAATAATTGAGCTAGAACATAATGCAGATAAACTTGTTGGAGAAACTTACCGCCGCCTTGATAATACTTTTATCTCTCGCTATGACAAACCCGACGTTGAACGGTTAATTGCAGACCTGGACAATACGATCGACTATATGAAAAAGGTCGCTATCGATATACAAACTTATCGTATTCCTGCTGCTAGAAAAGAAGCTCCAACATTTGCAAGTATAATTGTTGAAATGCTTAAGTATCTACAAGAGGCTATAAAACATCTACCTAACTTAAATATGGAAAAAATGCAAACCTATGTTATTCATATTAAAGAGTTAGAAGAAAAAGCAGATGCCCTAGTCAACCAAGCAATACAAAACCTTTTTGATGAAGAAAATGACTATAAAACTATTATTAAATGGAAAGATATTTTTGAGAAATTAGAAACAATTACCGACCACGCAGAACATGTTATTAACACCCTATCTTCAATCATTAGAAAAGAATCCTTATAA
- a CDS encoding inorganic phosphate transporter codes for MDILLVIVILLVLASEFVNGWTDAPNAIATVVATRVIAPRNAIILAVVLNVIGTLSGTAVAETIGKGIADPSIITLPTIAAALLGIVVWSTIAGRLGLPTSESHALVAGLTGAALATAGPEAVLWSGWQKVLIGLVFSSFVGFFLAFGIGKLIKYFFAETNPIKSKKLFDRLQIFSAALMAFNHGMNDGQKFIGVFVMALVIAGKLPTFMVPSWVVILCALVMGLGTSVGGLKIIGMLGEKMARIESWQGFGAELAASTAILGASVSGIPLSTTHTITTSIMGAAASRRVTSVRWNYSTDIILAWVLTFPICGTIAFLASLLAKALL; via the coding sequence ATGGACATATTACTTGTAATTGTTATCTTGTTAGTTCTTGCTTCTGAGTTTGTTAACGGTTGGACAGATGCCCCAAATGCTATTGCTACCGTAGTTGCAACTAGGGTAATTGCTCCGCGTAACGCTATTATTTTAGCTGTTGTATTAAATGTAATAGGAACTTTATCTGGTACTGCTGTAGCCGAAACCATAGGTAAAGGAATAGCAGACCCTTCAATAATCACACTTCCAACAATTGCAGCAGCATTACTTGGGATTGTTGTTTGGAGTACAATTGCAGGCCGTTTAGGATTACCAACTAGTGAATCACACGCGCTAGTAGCAGGTTTAACAGGTGCAGCACTAGCCACAGCCGGCCCCGAAGCAGTTTTATGGAGTGGCTGGCAAAAAGTTTTAATTGGGCTAGTTTTTTCCTCTTTCGTCGGGTTTTTCCTAGCTTTTGGTATTGGTAAATTAATTAAATACTTTTTTGCTGAAACCAATCCTATTAAATCCAAAAAACTCTTTGACCGCCTACAAATATTTTCCGCTGCTCTAATGGCTTTTAATCATGGTATGAATGATGGACAAAAGTTTATAGGTGTATTTGTTATGGCACTAGTTATTGCTGGTAAATTGCCTACTTTTATGGTTCCTAGCTGGGTTGTTATTTTATGTGCTTTAGTGATGGGGCTTGGAACATCTGTTGGAGGACTCAAAATCATTGGTATGTTAGGCGAAAAGATGGCTCGTATTGAATCCTGGCAAGGTTTTGGTGCAGAACTAGCAGCATCAACTGCAATTTTAGGAGCTTCGGTTTCTGGCATACCTCTTAGCACAACCCACACAATTACAACTTCAATTATGGGGGCTGCTGCTTCACGTCGAGTAACTTCAGTTAGATGGAATTACTCGACAGACATTATCTTAGCCTGGGTTTTAACTTTTCCAATTTGTGGCACAATTGCCTTTTTAGCTAGTTTGTTGGCTAAGGCTCTTTTGTAG